From a single Nicotiana tomentosiformis chromosome 2, ASM39032v3, whole genome shotgun sequence genomic region:
- the LOC117277379 gene encoding autophagy-related protein 101-like isoform X1, whose product MNCEIFQLKELDVNQFEIREVLRCIFHTIVFHRALGLVQPKEIDLELFDITYVQCGDVEVERKIDEKTTQFIDRVEKHPNRKHQISLSFYEVKNKQATWFTNKVERHYWEHWYVNLSVAHHPKADSGKSHHPKVVNPGESASEERNAQRSGLESSLREVLFQIIKFGNEKDHIPSVPNIEGASFPFEITISSSSDSAFGMEMLKRMLQTGHPNMLS is encoded by the exons ATGAACTGTGAAATTTTCCAGCTGAAAGAACTG GATGTGAATCAATTTGAGATACGAGAAGTTCTACGAT GCATTTTTCATACAATCGTGTTTCATAGAGCATTAGGTTTGGTGCAGCCAAAGGAGATTGATTTGGAACTTTTTGACATTACATAT GTGCAGTGTGGTGATGTTGAAGTTGAGAGGAAAATTGATGAGAAGACTACCCAGTTCATCGATAGGGTGGAGAAGCACCCCAACAGGAAACACCAG ATCTCCTTGTCCTTCTATGAAGTAAAAAACAAACAGGCCACATGGTTCACAAACAAAGTTGAACGTCACTACTGGGAACACTGGTATGTAAATTTGAGTGTGGCTCATCATCCAAAAGCAGATTCTGGCAAGTCTCATCACCCCAAAGTTGTTAACCCGGGAG AGAGTGCATCTGAGGAGAGGAATGCTCAGCGCTCAGGACTGGAATCATCTCTTCGTGAAGTTCTGTTTCAGATTATCAAATTTGGAAATGAAAAGGACCATATTCCCTCAGTACCGAATATTGAAGGTGCCTCGTTTCCGTTTGAAATCACTATCTCAAG TTCATCAGATTCTGCTTTTGGGATGGAAATGCTCAAAAGAATGCTCCAGACAGGGCATCCAAACATGCTCAGCTGA
- the LOC138905459 gene encoding uncharacterized protein yields MEDLMKTFIIKTDERLDSHDASIKELGISFRSLERQVGHLATLMSERVLGTLSADIERNPKEIVNVVTLRSGQVLKDLTPIHKDVRHEKESGEQLKSGIEKKKEENSRKKEPEARKHMHALPFTQKLSREKLDKHLERFLDVLKQVHVNLPFTEVLFQMPSYAKILKEILTKKRKMKETLVVKLTEHCSAILQNKLIEKYEDQGSFNIPCSLSTTNFEKSLCNFGASINLMPLSIYRKLEKEIG; encoded by the coding sequence ATGGAAGATCTTATGAAgaccttcattatcaagacagatgagaggcttGACTCCCATGATGCATCTATCAAAGAATTGGGTATATCTTTTCGAAGTCTGGAAAGACAGGTTGGGCACTTAGCTACTCTAATGTCTGAGAGAGTCCTAGGAACACTCTCGGCTGATATagaaagaaatcccaaagaaatagtgaatgttgtaactttgagaagtgggcaagtgttgaaagatctcaCCCCAATCCACAAAGATGTGAGACATGAAAAAGAAAGCggggagcagctgaaaagtggtatcgaaaagaagaaggaagaaaactcGAGAAAGAAGGAACCTGAGGCGAGAAAACATATGCATGCGCTGCCTTTTACCCAAAAGCTaagtagagaaaagctggacaagcatttagagagatttctagatgtgctgaaacaggttcatgtaaacctaccattcacagaagtgctctttCAAATGCCGTCTTATGCCAAGATCTTGAAGGAGATCCtcacaaagaagaggaaaatgaaagagaccttagtggtcaagctcacagagcattgcagtgcaatattgcaaaacaaactcatAGAAAAATATGAAGATCAAGGGAGTTTTAACATACCTTGCTCTTTGAGCACTACTAATTTTGAAAAGTCTCTATGTAAttttggtgcctcaattaatttaatgcctctatctatttacaggaaactggagaaggagattggataG
- the LOC117277379 gene encoding autophagy-related protein 101-like isoform X2: MHFEKEWTTSMLLVQCGDVEVERKIDEKTTQFIDRVEKHPNRKHQISLSFYEVKNKQATWFTNKVERHYWEHWYVNLSVAHHPKADSGKSHHPKVVNPGESASEERNAQRSGLESSLREVLFQIIKFGNEKDHIPSVPNIEGASFPFEITISSSSDSAFGMEMLKRMLQTGHPNMLS, encoded by the exons ATGCACTTTGAAAAGGAATGGACCACTTCTATGCTCTTG GTGCAGTGTGGTGATGTTGAAGTTGAGAGGAAAATTGATGAGAAGACTACCCAGTTCATCGATAGGGTGGAGAAGCACCCCAACAGGAAACACCAG ATCTCCTTGTCCTTCTATGAAGTAAAAAACAAACAGGCCACATGGTTCACAAACAAAGTTGAACGTCACTACTGGGAACACTGGTATGTAAATTTGAGTGTGGCTCATCATCCAAAAGCAGATTCTGGCAAGTCTCATCACCCCAAAGTTGTTAACCCGGGAG AGAGTGCATCTGAGGAGAGGAATGCTCAGCGCTCAGGACTGGAATCATCTCTTCGTGAAGTTCTGTTTCAGATTATCAAATTTGGAAATGAAAAGGACCATATTCCCTCAGTACCGAATATTGAAGGTGCCTCGTTTCCGTTTGAAATCACTATCTCAAG TTCATCAGATTCTGCTTTTGGGATGGAAATGCTCAAAAGAATGCTCCAGACAGGGCATCCAAACATGCTCAGCTGA
- the LOC138905457 gene encoding uncharacterized protein, producing the protein MRDHIIGEDYELWDIVTDGPLATLKKNIEGVDVPKTRADCTVEDLRKWENAKAKKLLICGLGPYEYSRIKSCTTAKEIWDTLQVAHEGTPQEEETIQEMYTRFTTLTNELKFLGRIIPEEDRVEKILTRVLPITWESKITDIQESKNIATLPLDELIGNLIAYELRRQTMKMDVPKKEMSLALIITEGSDLEDDEMAMITKDFKKYLRRVKGSSRSRSYNKSKAPEKQINDGCYKYGKTDHHIKNCPLWEIEWKKERVERRNRKKE; encoded by the exons atgagagatcacattataggagaggactatgagctatgggacattgtcactgaTGGTCCACTAGCTACCTTGAAGAAAAATATTGAAGGAGTAGATGTACCAAAGACAAGAGCGGACTGCACTGTTGAGGACTTGAGGAAGTGggagaatgctaaagccaagaaattgcttatttgtggacttggtccatATGAGTACAGCAGAATCAAAAGttgtactactgctaaggaaatTTGGGACACACTGCAAGTGGCTCACgaaggaacacctcag GAAGAAGAAACCATTCAAGAaatgtacacaaggttcactacactGACAAATGAGCTAAAAtttcttggaaggattattcctgaagaagatagagtcgaGAAGATACTGACTAGGGTTTTGCCTatcacttgggagagcaaaatcactgacatccaggaatcaaagaatattgccactctcccactggatgaattaattggaaatctcattgcttatgaacttaggagacaaactaTGAAGATGGATGTGCCTAAGAAGGAAATGAGCTTAGCACTCataatcactgaaggttctgatctagaagatgatgaaatggctatgatcaccaaggacttcaagaagtacctgaggAGAGTAAAGGGGTCTTCAAGAAGCCGAAGCTACAACAAGTCAAAAGCTCCTGAGAAGCAAATTAATGATGGCTGCTACAAGTAtggaaagactgatcaccacatcaagaattgtcctttgtgggaaattgaatggaagaaggaaagagttgAACGAAGGAATAGGAAGAAGGAAtag
- the LOC117277379 gene encoding autophagy-related protein 101-like isoform X3 — protein sequence MNCEIFQLKELVQCGDVEVERKIDEKTTQFIDRVEKHPNRKHQISLSFYEVKNKQATWFTNKVERHYWEHWYVNLSVAHHPKADSGKSHHPKVVNPGESASEERNAQRSGLESSLREVLFQIIKFGNEKDHIPSVPNIEGASFPFEITISSSSDSAFGMEMLKRMLQTGHPNMLS from the exons ATGAACTGTGAAATTTTCCAGCTGAAAGAACTG GTGCAGTGTGGTGATGTTGAAGTTGAGAGGAAAATTGATGAGAAGACTACCCAGTTCATCGATAGGGTGGAGAAGCACCCCAACAGGAAACACCAG ATCTCCTTGTCCTTCTATGAAGTAAAAAACAAACAGGCCACATGGTTCACAAACAAAGTTGAACGTCACTACTGGGAACACTGGTATGTAAATTTGAGTGTGGCTCATCATCCAAAAGCAGATTCTGGCAAGTCTCATCACCCCAAAGTTGTTAACCCGGGAG AGAGTGCATCTGAGGAGAGGAATGCTCAGCGCTCAGGACTGGAATCATCTCTTCGTGAAGTTCTGTTTCAGATTATCAAATTTGGAAATGAAAAGGACCATATTCCCTCAGTACCGAATATTGAAGGTGCCTCGTTTCCGTTTGAAATCACTATCTCAAG TTCATCAGATTCTGCTTTTGGGATGGAAATGCTCAAAAGAATGCTCCAGACAGGGCATCCAAACATGCTCAGCTGA